A single window of Eucalyptus grandis isolate ANBG69807.140 chromosome 1, ASM1654582v1, whole genome shotgun sequence DNA harbors:
- the LOC104420600 gene encoding CASP-like protein 1B2, with amino-acid sequence MALDNGAKPEAVHDSTLVSKAPSNQVLLVLRLVAFFATAAATIVMALNKETKTIVVATIGSTPINATLTAKFQDTPAFVFFVIANGMASLHNLLMVVVEIWGHKFDYKGLRLAMIAVLDMMTVALASGGDGAATFMAELGKKGNSHARWNKICDKFGTFCDHGAGAIISSFVGLLLLVLITALSIGRLVKPRPATLSPV; translated from the exons ATGGCTCTCGACAATGGAGCGAAGCCCGAGGCCGTGCACGACTCCACGCTGGTATCCAAGGCGCCGAGCAACCAGGTCCTGCTGGTGCTGAGGCTGGTTGCCTTCTTTGCGACGGCGGCAGCGACGATTGTGATGGCGCTCAACAAGGAGACCAAGACGATCGTCGTTGCGACCATCGGGAGCACGCCTATAAACGCCACCCTCACTGCCAAGTTCCAGGACACCCCTGCGTTTGT GTTCTTTGTGATTGCGAATGGAATGGCCAGCCTGCACAACTTGCTCATGGTAGTCGTCGAAATCTGGGGACACAAGTTCGACTACAAGGGACTGCGTCTCGCGATGATCGCCGTTCTCGACATG ATGACGGTGGCTCTAGCGTCCGGAGGGGATGGCGCGGCGACGTTCATGGCGGAGCTGGGGAAGAAGGGGAACTCCCACGCGAGGTGGAACAAGATCTGCGACAAGTTCGGGACCTTCTGCGACCACGGCGCCGGCGCCATAATCTCATCCTTCGTCGGCCTGCTCCTCCTGGTGCTCATCACTGCGCTGTCCATCGGCAGGCTGGTGAAGCCAAGGCCTGCCACTCTTTCCCCCGTatag
- the LOC104420493 gene encoding protein LSD1 isoform X2 — MQSQLVCNGCRSILLYPRGATNVCCALCNTITSVPSPDMAQLICGGCRTLLMYTRGATSVRCSCCHTVNLAPVTPASNQYAHVNCGNCRTMLMYPSGAPSVKCAICQFITNVGAGNPRVSVPPQRIDGPPSGTTPSTSTSMPQSTQTVVVENPMSVDESGKLVTNVVVGVTTEKR; from the exons ATGCAGAGTCAACTTGTCTGTAATGGCTGTCGAAGCATTCTTCTTTATCCAAGAGGGGCTACAAATGTTTGCTGTGCATTATGTAACACAATAACCTCTGTTCCTTCTCCTG ATATGGCCCAGCTTATATGTGGAGGTTGCAGGACACTGCTTATGTACACCCGTGGGGCAACCAGTGTGAGATGCTCCTGCTGTCACACTGTCAACCTTGCACCAGTTACACCTG CTTCCAATCAATATGCTCATGTAAATTGCGGAAACTGTCGGACGATGCTGATGTATCCATCTGGAGCTCCATCTGTGAAGTGTGCGATCTGTCAATTTATTACTAACGTTGGT GCGGGCAATCCAAGGGTTTCTGTTCCACCACAAAGAATCGATGGACCACCGTCAGGGACAACACCGTCTACTTCAACG TCAATGCCCCAATCTACTCAAACTGTAGTGGTTGAAAACCCCATGTCCGTTGACGAGAGTGGCAAACTG GTGACTAATGTCGTCGTCGGCGTCACAACAGAGAAAAGGTGA
- the LOC104420700 gene encoding auxin transporter-like protein 4, whose protein sequence is MLGQKQAESEAIVANATEAELNLAKDGHDRALEDGGADESSSAFSVKSFLWHGGSAWDAWFSCASNQVAQVLLTLPYSFSQLGMTSGIIFQIFYGLLGSWTAYLISVLYIEYRTRKEKENVSFKNHVIQWFEVLDGLLGPYWKAVGLAFNCTFLLFGSVIQLIACASNIYYINDHLDKRTWTYIFGACCATTVFIPSFHNYRIWSFLGLGMTTYTAWYMAIAALVHGQAEGVTHTGPNKLVLYFTGATNILYTFGGHAVTVEIMHAMWKPQKFKYIYLMATLYVFTLTLPSAAAVYWAFGDELLNHSNAFSLLPKNGFRDAAVILMLIHQFITFGFACTPLYFVWEKVIGMHDTKSMCMRALARLPVVIPIWFLAIIFPFFGPINSAVGALLVSFTVYIIPSLAHMLTYRKASARQNAAEKPPSFLPSWTAMYVINAFVVGWVLVVGFGFGGWASMTNFVRQVDTFGLFAKCYQCKPPPPPATAAPHH, encoded by the exons ATGTTGGGTCAGAAGCAAGCAGAATCGGAAGCCATCGTCGCCAACGCGACCGAGGCAgagctcaacctcgccaaggACGGCCACGACAGGGCGCTGGAGGATGGCGGGGCGGACGAGAGCTCCTCCGCGTTCAGCGTCAAGAGCTTCCTCTGGCACGGCGGCTCCGCCTGGGACGCCTGGTTCAGCTGCGCCTCCAATCAA GTGGCGCAAGTGCTGTTGACGCTGCCGTACTCGTTCTCGCAGCTGGGGATGACGTCGGGGATCATCTTCCAGATCTTCTACGGCCTCTTGGGAAGCTGGACCGCGTACCTCATCAGTGTCCTCTACATTGAGTACCGTACcaggaaggagaaagagaacgtCAGCTTCAAGAACCACGTCATTCAG TGGTTCGAAGTGCTGGACGGGTTGCTCGGGCCGTACTGGAAAGCCGTGGGGCTCGCCTTCAACTGCACTTTCCTCCTCTTCGGTTCTGTCATTCAGCTCATCGCTTGCGCAAG CAACATATACTACATCAACGACCACCTGGACAAGCGGACCTGGACCTACATCTTCGGCGCCTGCTGCGCGACGACGGTGTTCATCCCCTCCTTCCACAACTACCGGATTTGGTCCTTCCTCGGCCTCGGCATGACCACCTACACCGCCTGGTACATGGCCATCGCCGCCCTCGTCCACGGCCAG GCGGAGGGGGTGACGCACACGGGGCCGAACAAGCTGGTGCTGTACTTCACCGGAGCCACCAACATCCTCTATACATTCGGCGGCCACGCCGTGACGGT gGAGATCATGCATGCAATGTGGAAGCCCCAAAAGTTTAAGTACATCTACTTGATGGCCACGCTGTATGTCTTCACCCTGACGCTCCCGTCGGCCGCCGCCGTGTACTGGGCCTTCGGCGACGAGCTCCTCAATCACTCCAAcgccttctccctcctccccaAGAATGGATTCCGTGATGCTGCCGTCATCTTGATGCTCATTCATCAG TTCATAACGTTCGGGTTCGCGTGCACGCCGCTGTACTTCGTGTGGGAGAAGGTGATCGGGATGCACGACACGAAGAGCATGTGCATGAGGGCGCTGGCAAGGCTGCCGGTGGTGATCCCCATCTGGTTCTTGGCCATCATCTTCCCCTTCTTTGGCCCCATCAACTCCGCCGTTGGCGCCCTCCTCGTCAGCTTCACGGTCTACATCATCCCCTCCCTCGCCCACATGCTGACCTACCGAAAGGCCTCCGCCCGTCAG AATGCCGCGGAGAAGCCGCCGTCGTTCTTACCAAGCTGGACGGCCATGTACGTGATCAACGCCTTCGTGGTGGGATGGGTCTTGGTTGTGGGCTTTGGGTTCGGCGGCTGGGCCAGCATGACCAACTTCGTCAGGCAAGTCGACACGTTCGGTCTCTTCGCCAAGTGCTACCAATgcaagccgccgccgccgcctgccACCGCTGCGCCACACCATTGA
- the LOC104420493 gene encoding protein LSD1 isoform X1, whose protein sequence is MQSQLVCNGCRSILLYPRGATNVCCALCNTITSVPSPAYVGADMAQLICGGCRTLLMYTRGATSVRCSCCHTVNLAPVTPASNQYAHVNCGNCRTMLMYPSGAPSVKCAICQFITNVGAGNPRVSVPPQRIDGPPSGTTPSTSTSMPQSTQTVVVENPMSVDESGKLVTNVVVGVTTEKR, encoded by the exons ATGCAGAGTCAACTTGTCTGTAATGGCTGTCGAAGCATTCTTCTTTATCCAAGAGGGGCTACAAATGTTTGCTGTGCATTATGTAACACAATAACCTCTGTTCCTTCTCCTG CATATGTAGGTGCAGATATGGCCCAGCTTATATGTGGAGGTTGCAGGACACTGCTTATGTACACCCGTGGGGCAACCAGTGTGAGATGCTCCTGCTGTCACACTGTCAACCTTGCACCAGTTACACCTG CTTCCAATCAATATGCTCATGTAAATTGCGGAAACTGTCGGACGATGCTGATGTATCCATCTGGAGCTCCATCTGTGAAGTGTGCGATCTGTCAATTTATTACTAACGTTGGT GCGGGCAATCCAAGGGTTTCTGTTCCACCACAAAGAATCGATGGACCACCGTCAGGGACAACACCGTCTACTTCAACG TCAATGCCCCAATCTACTCAAACTGTAGTGGTTGAAAACCCCATGTCCGTTGACGAGAGTGGCAAACTG GTGACTAATGTCGTCGTCGGCGTCACAACAGAGAAAAGGTGA